The Anticarsia gemmatalis isolate Benzon Research Colony breed Stoneville strain chromosome 12, ilAntGemm2 primary, whole genome shotgun sequence genome segment TCTCTACTTGAAAAGATTTCCATTATGAATCATACATCAATACTGTAAACGTATTATCTGCATACAGCAGCGAGTTACCGTTTCACTGGTTATTCCATTGTAGTTAGCCATGTGggttttttcaatttcattagtATTCAGTGCccattaattttgttaagataTAACAGTTTTTATCGAACAGGAAACATGTATTTTCCTCATGTTTGGTAATCAATTACAAATAGTTTCAGTATAGCCGAATATTTTCATCTATTCGGTTGCAGCAAAGGAAACTACTTGCTTCTTTTGTCCCGTAAACAAATTAGTACGTCGAGTCATGACTAGTCAAGCAATATCGTCTAAAATGACGGCTCGGTCTACGTCACCCGTTTCCTCTCCATACGTACGTAGCAGTACATGACGCAATTGGCTTTTTCAATGTCTTATCTACAGTGAGGTATGTTGTCATTCGCCGAGTGGTCGCCGAGCTGCGCGCACGCCGCTCACCGCgcggtttatttttgtttcacttgtgtctttttgcttttttatagtCGTCGAGGACAAAGTGACGAATTGCGCGCCTGTATTGTGCCAGTGTTTTGAACTTTGTGACATTGGAGGAACATTTTTAATAGTGATCAGGGCCCTGTGGATCGTCGATCATGCTTATGTCAGGGTTCTTCATCATTTCCCCCGACTTATCGTTTAGGTAGGTGATgacgaaaaaataatttcaaggtGCTTTGTATCTTAGGAACTTGTCCGCTAATATCTGTTGTGCGTTTTGGTGTGATTGCGAATAGAGAGTGGATTATAACGAGTTGTGAACCTGATTGGCCCGTTCGGACGTCGATGCATTGTTCTCGGATTGACCTAGTACttgttattatgaaataattaggGCTTCTCCTTGACTCGCTCACATTCCGTCGCAGTTAAAGTATCAATAATGTCTTTTTGAATTAATGAGTGAAATGCTGCgcgtatatttaaataaaatctgctATCTATTGTATATTATCCAATATATACTTTCTTAAACGGCTGGCTGTTACTTTCCGGTCGTTCTAATTTTGTTCCCATTACAAAAATTTACGTATCGCTAATAGGTGTTAATGTGTCCGCGTTATTGTTGCAGAATGACGCCGCAAGAGGAGCGCGAGAGCTCACGCGGCGCGGAGATCGCCGACGCCTTCGAGGACGACATGTTCGGCCCACCGCGCACCGAGCCCGCCGCCAGGCCCAAGCTGTCCATGATCTCGGCGCGGCTCCGCGCCAACGAAGAGCGCAAGCGGGTCATCGAGATCTGCTCACAAAAGCTGGAGAATATCGAAGACCATGCGCGAGACCTTCGTCGCTCAGTATGCATTAACAACACCTACTGCCGCCTGAGCGAGGAGGCTCGCAGGG includes the following:
- the LOC142976877 gene encoding uncharacterized protein LOC142976877 isoform X1; translation: MLMSGFFIISPDLSFRMTPQEERESSRGAEIADAFEDDMFGPPRTEPAARPKLSMISARLRANEERKRVIEICSQKLENIEDHARDLRRSVCINNTYCRLSEEARREKEARRRRAREECDDSWVGKKARRAVEDECLALLDAIPELGDANLGCAQLVRQMPRQDVPLLPPGLLTVLDS
- the LOC142976877 gene encoding uncharacterized protein LOC142976877 isoform X2; protein product: MTPQEERESSRGAEIADAFEDDMFGPPRTEPAARPKLSMISARLRANEERKRVIEICSQKLENIEDHARDLRRSVCINNTYCRLSEEARREKEARRRRAREECDDSWVGKKARRAVEDECLALLDAIPELGDANLGCAQLVRQMPRQDVPLLPPGLLTVLDS